In Ostrinia nubilalis chromosome 6, ilOstNubi1.1, whole genome shotgun sequence, the genomic window AATACGATAGACAAGACATACTTCACAATCACATAGACGTACCTACGTCAAAGCAAAAAGCTTACAAATCTTTTATACTTTTCGATAGGTTTGAAATATTCCATCCTGTGGAATATTTGCACAATCAAACTTTGTCCATTGCTAGGCGTCCATTGTCCATTCAATGAACGATTGAAATGTAAGTGAAGTTCCCCAATATTACTATTTtaacctcccactaggtggaccgacgatctggtgaaggtcgcgggaggtgcctggacgtcagcggcgcaggaccggtctttgtggaaatccttgggggaggcctttgtccagcagtgaacgtcttttgactgaaacgaacgatcaaacgaacgaactatttaacgtacttactttttaaattattatatgaATATAACTAGATATAACATCAAAGCGATTGCGATGGACATGAAAGTTATACAATATACATCGTCGCCTGGTAACATGGAATATGACTTTTGTGAAGAAAACGCTTACATTTACAACTCACTTTGATGCTTGTAAAAAATATGACGTTTTATTACTCGCTGTAAACAAATATCATTTGAAGTATATTGCTTCAAAAATAAAGATATACGTTTGCTTAGTACCGAAATGAAGCATTGTAAAATGAGAGATTCTGTAGATGAGAAGACTCGCGTTTTTATCTTTAGGTTATCTTAATAAGTTGTGACAGGTATTCGTCTTCAAAATATAAGATAGTGTTGGAATAGACACCTGATTGATATTTATGATAAAATGATATGGTCACTTTGTCTGTCTTTTGTGTTTTACCTACTTTTTGAACTTAAACCAGTAAGTTTAATATGTGCTAGTTACTTTagctttttaaaatttataaattaaatttctcaatgaggatcatttcgatttttagctgtgaatgcagatttatagggctaagaaatccttaatacacagtccaaaaatttttgttctacgacaaaaattgacgaagttatggccaaattactaaaaaagttcactgaccgcccggcgcgggggcgatgacgtcattatatccgatccgaacgctgccggcgtactgcgtggatagaaaatatttttttctagccaaactatcagttttagagaaacacttgtaatgacatttattcatcataataaagtaagctatcgataggtaatttttaaaaatataaattgtgaaaaataacgcaaaaaatccatacgctcatacggttcaatggaacgcagagacgcgattggggtctccgcggtggtatatttggcgatttattcaaataaagtgttcataagtgttgttagagtcatatcttcttccaagtaaaatataaaaatgtataagtattaatttatttacttctaacaataaggtatagctgaggcagatacactctgcctaggctctaagacattgctatgaagatcatttcgatgtacacgcaatacctacctgttatttagtttttctgagttaaacctacgtacctacctatttattcgccgttcccatgggcgggccagctgctgcaggaacggacagctgctccctcctggaaatctatttaatcttagcctagaagctgggtatgactccccctcggccagaagctgagtattacataccccccccccccccagcccatagaaactggttatgacttgaccccccccccctcccccaggccagaagctggataAGGCTAGttccttcccccagtccataagcataagctaggtatgactccccctcggccagaagctgggtatgacttacccccccaggccagaaactgggtatgacttgcctctccccccctcccaccaagcccagaagctgggtaaggcttgcccctccccccaggctataagctgggtatgacttatcccccccccccccccctccaggccagaaactggatATTATTAgcatatattatgtattattatgttcaatacaaacaatcattaagttacactcaccccaaccgcgtctccgcattgcatcgaatcctatgaaaatgtggtttttggacatagcgatacttatttttcacaatttttatttttttaaattactggtcgataggttactttattttgatgaataaatgtaattaaaagtttttttctaaaactgatagtttagctggaaaaaaatattttccatcccaatagtacgccggctgcgctcgattcggatatagtgacgtcacgcggccctgcgtacgttgacttttagcggcaaaaacggtctatgtttattacttaatatcttcgtaagtaatggtccgatttggataattcaaaaagatatatctttcttatgtcttaaagattaacgtagatactagttttattgaattttctacaacagtactgatcctcattgaccTTATCTTAAAATAAGTTATTGGAACATTTATTAAGTTGTCAGCAAGATTTTCACTTAACGACTGCTGAACACTGAATTTCATACTCGATAAGTATTTCTTTTGTAACTCAAAGCCAGTTTTGTAACCATTAAAATCCAAATCATGTACCAACAAAGCCCCcttcatttttcacattttaattCCGTACACCATAATTCAACCGGCGAAACGTTTCAATAAACAAGTAGGATTAGCCCTAAAGCCTTTATTATCTTAAGATAAAAAACTGAGGGTAATTTTAAAAAGACCTCTCGTTTTACTAACAACCTCGTAATAAAAGGTGCATAACAATAACCAATTTGGGGGAAAACAACGCTTCTGGATGTAGTCcattgacataaataaataattttcctcGGCTTTGCTTACGGAGCGTACAGTCGGCTgagtaattttgtaattttgtactgaaaaacattttttttaattttttcttttactgTTAACTATTTTTTTGTGACTGACATCAAACCGATTTAAATCGTAATAATAAATCTATGGTGTTATATTTAAAGAGTGCCTGATTGAAGAAAATAATGCAGTTAATTCAATAATGCAATAAATAGGAATAAGTAATTTTTTGGAATTTTTAGTGGCTCTCAAGCCGGATTCTTAAATAATACAGTTTGTACAAAATAGCaattaaacatttttgaaaaaatcaaaaccttatgagtaatttaaaaatcatgccacaaaactaaaaaaaaacaaagttttacTATAGCAGACTGTACCGCATTTCAAAAACGAATTTTCATTGTTATGGCGccacaaaagaaaaaaattcgAAACGTATTTACAGCGCACTCCGGctttgttaaaaattaattcGATACCTTTATATCAAATTTCTTGAGGGCTGTATTTAGGAAAATCTCATAAGAAATGTTGATGGCCACACAATACATGATGTTGGTTGTGTAACTTGTACATCGTGGGTTTGTAGCCAAAGGGAATTTACTCAGGGTGAAATTTAAGtcattggcatccttttaaatcttttaatgtAAGACTACTCATGATTCCATAAATATGAGAAAAATCAcgtatcatgagtagtcttattttaaaagaatgTCAACAATTTTAAATTTCACCCTTTATAATAATCGGGTAGGTACTGTAGAATAGCCACTATGTCACAAGCGATAGAGATGTTTTTAGACatacttaataattttattgtaataaggTCCATTTGGTTTGTAGTGTACGATATTTTAACATGCAAGTTATTTTATCgaaataaattcaaaagttcCACATTAAAGTTTAAGTTTTAAGTCTTTTGAAAGTTTTCGAAAATTTGTTCATAATTTAGAACCGTTCTCGAAagtttgaaataagttagaaccTTGAATAAATAGACCTAAAATATTTTCAGTGAACAGAaataagttaatgtttttactaagtttaaaacaatcatgTAGACTCAAACTTTTCAACGCTTATGGATTCTATGGATATCTCTATACATACGAATACCTACATTCAGTTTGATATTCGGTTCTTCAAAAAGTTAAGGTTAAGTTAAGAAGTAGGTAATTTAGACAAGACAGGCTGAATTGTACCACTTAACTTCaaatcgtaactataacgataaccggtgttttttgtatggagtttgatagattttgacgtttgttaaagtcaaagtaaggtggtgcaactagggttgccaggtccaaaatcagaaaagccggactttgtgcttcatttggccggacatttgattttaccctaaaagccggacatgtgatgtgacgggggggggggatgagtgagtactatcatcatcggtttcTAAcgaacatcctgatgcgtgcgcttcatatgattctgtggctcgactctcgcctggcgcggcaaccaaataaaaagcctaacaaaagccggacaggccggacaaggcaatattcggccggacaagtccctaaaaagccaaacatgtccggctaaagccggacgcctggcaaccctaggtgcaactcagcctaaggctaatttgcaccacctaactttaaccgtaactataactataaccggtgttttttgtatggagttggacagatttttgacgtttgtcaaaagttaaagtaagatggtgcaacttagcctaaggcTAAATTGCACCCTTACTtcgaccgtaactataacgataaccggtgttttttgtatggagtttgacagattgtgTCAGTTTACCTACATCACTTCTCTGTTCAAAATATTATCATCATTCTATTCTGCGCTGAATATCTATCTATTTAAGTGAAATTATACTTTACACAAGTCTAAGTCTAATTATGTCGGAAACCAAACCGCAACTTTGCGAAAGACAAAATTGTTCTAAGCCACTTCGCGCCGGTGTTCACGGCGCGCGATAGATCGCTATCGATAGCGAAGGCGAACTTTCAATAGTCGATATTATCGAAAGTATCGAtactataaattgtataaaatatgtacatCAATTAGAGAGTTGACTCTACAACATATTATTTATGTACTGAGTTATCTCGTGAGttaacgtggtcgcttactatgggcctcataagaatgctcaaggtcacccaaagggcgatggagcgggccatgcttggagtttccctgcgtaatcgaatcagaaatgaggagatccgcaggagaaccaaagtgaccgacatagctcgcagaattgctaaaaccaagtggcagtgggcggggcacacagctcgtagagacgatggccgttggggcagaaaagttctcgagtggcgaccacgggctggaagacgtagcgtgggcaggcctcctactaggtggatcgacgatctcgtaaaggtcgcgggaagagcctggatgcgggcagcgcaggaccgtgcattgtggaaaaccttggaggaggcctttgtccagcagtggacgtcatttggctgaaacgaacgaacgaacgaacggagTTATCTGTGCGCTAAGCTTACtttaagcacagaataagtactaGTGCTTTAAGCTTTCTGGTCTCAAAGTCTCTCTCTATCTCAACTTATCTCTCATCTACCTgcctaatattttctaaatatgTTCATGctgcaatttaatattttaagattGTAGATTTTGTACAGCTTTGTGAAACTATGACGTCATTTGTTCGctatactaaggctgggttgcaccatcttactttaactttgacaaacgtcaaaaatctgtcaaactccatacaaaatacaccggatatcgttatagttacggtcaaagttaggtggtgcaactgagcctcaATTGACAATTTCTAAGCACTTTAGAAAAATCGCATTAcgattttttattgttaagtTAAAATGAAATTTGTTTTATGGAACTTGTGCTTGTGCTTTTCAAGTATTCGACAATAGTCTCACCACAGAGTACTTATCGATGTAGCCTTGTACTATCGATAGCAATAATTTGCTTATCGATCAATGGCAACACTACGCCAGACAATGTTCTGTTACCTTTGAAATAATGATCCTATTACCAGATCAGATCGCCTCTCACAGCTACTACGTTTATAACTTCGTAATTTTCTATCACAAGAAAAGCAGAGATAATAATAGTGATAATATTTCTTACTATCAGGCACAcgttctaaaataataatatgacgcCTGTGCGgcgtatttctatacaaaatGACACTGACGGTATACTGTATTTAAAATTGTTGGAGAAGCGTAAAATGCCCCGCggtttcattatttattaagaaaGCAATTTCGAATTTGTTATAAAGGAAAAACCAATTTAATACTCAAAACAcacaaataattaacttttggAATAGTGACAGTGACGAGAATTTAATATACAGTACAGTAGTGTAAACATATTTTCCGTTTGTTTGTCATCATCATAGTACAAGCtcttacataaaatatgtagtttaGTACTATTAATTAGTATGATAACTAAtttggaatatttttttacaaaccaCAATCATGAAATAAAATCAATCTGCTCAATCGGGTCTCAAATAATTTTGATATCAAAATGgataatttcaaataatttcttTCCCATTCTTAGCTAATTCAAAAACAACGTTGCCAGCTATCAAACGCACGAATTTTTCattaaactaagtaataatttaaaggCATAACCCTTTCTCCGCCGCAGGTGAAACTGTCAGCTGTCCAGCGGATGAATCACTAATTACTTTATCGCCagatttaacatttttaatctaACTCCTTTATGCGAGGGTTAAAAATTGCGAAACAAAGTAGACAGCGTGATaaactttactgttttttaGTTTAAATTAATGACAGTCGACGTTGGTGtgcttttttattaaaaagacaCGATGAAAAATATACTTAGATGACTTTACCCATAGCACTTTGTCTAAATAAGTAGTTAGTACTGAATGTAAATTATTCTAAAATTGTAGTCATTAAGATAGacacattattttgtttctCTACTGAATAAGagttgacttacttgacttatggtcctatgtcccctagatggggcagagggcgtccacaacagtcctccatctcgttcggtcttgagcttctcgcttgatctcgctccaggttttgCCGGTCTTCTttgcctcgtccgctacagtgcgccgccaagtttgcctgggtcgaccacgtttgcgttttccttggggattccaatccagagcctgcttagggatgtgatcggggtcccttcggagagtgtggccaatccagttccacttgcggcgcttgatctgctggtctatcggaatttcgtggcagcgttccaatagctcgacgttggagattttctcgggccagtatatgccgagaattcggcgaaggcagcggttgatgaagacctgcagctggtgcgagataaccttggtgaccttccacgtttcacacccatagagcagaacggatttaacgttggacccgaatattttgatctcgacccttcgggtcaatttccgtgactgccatatggggggaagttgtgcgaaggtagctctggccttggcaatgcgcgaaatgatgtcctcttcggtacctcctgtttctgacacgacgctcccgaggtaggtgaaattgtggactcgtgccacatcctctgcaccaatccgtaatggcgtgcaatttctcacaccagatcgcatctcttgggtcttccggcagttaattttgagccctGTGATACCCGCTtctcgatgtaggtcatcaagtttggattgcatatcgtgatgcgtgtggctcagcaaacagaggtcatcggcataatctaagtcttctaagactcCGATTATACCCCACTCTATTCCACGCCGTTGGTCTTGATATGCGCGATTCATGACTCCAAGACAACCAGAAagagaaggggcgaaagcaGGCAGCCTTGCCGGACGCCCGCATGCACCTCGATGTCTTCGGAGATGAGGCCGTCGTGAGTCACCGTACAAGAATATTTCCTGTAGATGGCTGTTAGATATAAGCATCTATAGGCGCGGGCTGCGACCCGCCCGCGGCCATCTTTCGAATAAAACAGTGTGCATGTGACTTGCTTGTTTGATTGACGTGCGACGTATCGCCCCTTCCTACCAAATACCTAACACGTGGCGACGATCGGACTCACTTTTCGCTTTAAAAATGTCTACGGGAGTGTCTTTTGGTGTTCTTTCCACATTCGACCACTTGTCACAGGAGTGGAACAGCTATAAATCGCGATTAAATCAATGGTTTATTGCGAACGACATAACCGTTGAAACGGACAAGGCGACAGTCAAGCGGAGGGCGATTTTGTTAACGTCATTAAGTGAATCAACTTTCAAGCTAGCAAGTGATCTGGCATTACCCCATAAGGTAGAAGAATTGAATTATGAGGCAATTGTGAAGCTCCTAGATGACCATTTCACACCCAAAAGAATTGGATTTGCcgaaaaatcaaacttctactCTGCATCACAGCGTCCAGGGGAAAGTCACACTCAATGGGCGGCCAGAATCAGAGGATTGGCAGCACACTGTGCTTTTAAAAACTTGGAGGAGGCCTTGCTTGATAAATTTATCATGGGCATGGCAGCGGGACACGAGCGGGACAAACTGTTCGCGCAGGATCAGCAGCAGCTAACCCTCGCGAAAGCCATCGACCTGGCAGAGAGCGTGCGCTGCGCACGCCAGGCCTCGGCGCTGGCAGTGCCGAGCGCAGGCGGCGCCGGCACAGCGGGCCCGGATGCAGTGTTCAACATCACCAAGAAGGCAAAGTGTAGTGTGTGCGGTTTTACAAACCATAGGGCCGATCAGTGTCGTTTCAAAAATTACAAATGCAAAAAGTGTAATTCTAAAGGTCATTTGCGTAAAATGTGTCCTAACGGGGACAAAGTGAAATACGTTAATGAAGGTAACGTGGACGACGGAGACGACggtaagtttttttataatattcggTGTTTAAAGGGGAAACCGATGACTGAAAAAGTAATTATCGGTAGTTTGGTTTTAGAGTTCGAAATCGATAGCGGGTCCGCCGTTAGCGTAATGTCAGAAAAAACCTATACATCAAATTTTAAGGAGTTACCGTTGTCAGTCACAAACAAGAAGTTGCTTAGCTATACAGGAGAACACATAGAAACAATCGGAGTGGTATCGTTGCCTGTAACATACAGCGGGCGCACACGCACATTGAATGTGTATGTAGTGCGCTCAGGCGGCCCGCCGCTGCTGGGCCGCGATTTTATTCGCGAGTTTAGTTTAGAGCTGACGCCTGCGCCGGTACACGCGCTGTACGCGCAAGCGCCGCCGCAAGGCGGGAATGAGATCGTTGAACAGCTGACCGACATGTTCCCTAAAGTTTTTTCAGGCAATCTCGGTTCTTTTAACAAGTACACAATTAACTTGCGTTTAAAACCGGACGCCAAACCAATTTTTATTAAAGCTAGACCGGTACCCTACGCGTTAAAGGATAAAATTGATAAAGAACTCGATCGATTATTATCTCTGGGTATTTTAAAACCTGTCGAGCACTCTGAATATGCTTCGCCAGTCGTGCCGGTTTTAAAAAAGGACGGAAGCATCCGATTATGTGCGGATTATtccattacaataaataaacaattggtGGTCGATCAATACCCTTTACCGACAGTAAATGATCTGTTAACTAAATTGCACGGCGGCGTGCAATTCAGTAAAATTGACTTATCTATGGCATATAATCAATTTATTCTAGATTCAAGTTCGCAGGGCTTAACGTgcatcaaagtcaaagtcaaaatttctttatttgtttagactaataaatagttcttacaaatcgtcattttgctcttaaggagcctctacatgtctcataatctttttaccctaccagcgcttcgagaccaacatttggcaagtgctgagaagaagcgccgcaacaaactcagtcaccactgtctgccggttaatataaataaatagaaatagcagtagtaggtacattcgattcaggagcagttcactgaatttaccatgcattcttgtatagtgtatcttataagaatgggtatacaaaattgcgtggtatattaaacaaggtagtgacgtgctaatatctagacttacagattacatacttaaatacttgtagaaatgactcgcatacataagttggaataacttggattgaccagtccccgaaagcagcgcctgttcacagacatgacgagtgaaccagccatcgcttcactcgaccatattagagggaatgtaacgacccgcctcacatcAATACCCACCGTGGCCTATTTAATTTCACTCGtttggtgttcggtttaacaaGCGCACCTGCTATCTTTCAGCGCGCGATGGAGTGTTTACTTTCTGGCATAGACGGTATTATCTTCCTATTAGACGATATTTTAATTACTGGAGTCAATACTATTCAGCACAGAGAAAGGTTAATAGCAGTGTTACAACGGCTAAATGATGCCGAGTTAACAGTACAATTAAGTAAATGCGAATTTTTCAAAGATGAGATTGCATACCTAGGGCACACCATAGATAAAAACGGAGTTAGGAAATCGCCCGATAAAGTGAAGGCTATTTTACAAGCACCTAAACCGACAAATGTGTCGCAGTTGCAG contains:
- the LOC135072645 gene encoding uncharacterized protein LOC135072645; the protein is MSTGVSFGVLSTFDHLSQEWNSYKSRLNQWFIANDITVETDKATVKRRAILLTSLSESTFKLASDLALPHKVEELNYEAIVKLLDDHFTPKRIGFAEKSNFYSASQRPGESHTQWAARIRGLAAHCAFKNLEEALLDKFIMGMAAGHERDKLFAQDQQQLTLAKAIDLAESVRCARQASALAVPSAGGAGTAGPDAVFNITKKAKCSVCGFTNHRADQCRFKNYKCKKCNSKGHLRKMCPNGDKVKYVNEGNVDDGDDVLTG